DNA from Candidatus Neomarinimicrobiota bacterium:
TTAAATAGGTATATAATTTTAATGTTTATCAACCACAGCTTTTGAACTTGTATAGACCTTTGCTTTTACTCATAATTCTTCAAGAGACTACTAGTAGTTGTTGTGAATACGAATCTCTAACATTTTTTTTAACAAATTTTTGTCGTCTATTATTAATATGCAGCTAATACGATGCATTCTTCCCCATCACCATTTATCATATCACTTAAGTTACCTAAGATTCTGCGCCATATTAAACTACGCGTCTGTGGACAAGAAGTGGTGATTGATAGCAAGGCATACAAACTACAATTATTCGGTATAATTCCCAAACCCATAAGTATAAAAATCATACTAGGCCAATTGTTCTGCCATCTGGCATAACTTTTATTCGAACTGCCACCGGTTCTTTAGGCAACCCTGGCATAGTCAATATGTTTCCTGCAATAGCAACAATAAAACCTGCTCCCGCTGCAATTCTCAATTCATTAATATTAATTTTAAACTTTCTCGGTCTACCTAATAGTTTTGGATTATCTGATAATGACTTATGAGTTTTCGCTATACAGATTGGAAGATTAGAAAAACCATGTCTATTGATTAATTCTATATCTGTTTCCGCAGATCTATCAAAATCCACACCTATAGCACCATAGATCTTTTTAGCTATTCTCTCTATTTTATGCTCAATTGACATATCAAGTGGATATAAATAGGTAAACTTATAATTTTTATTTTCTTCAATACTTTTTAAAACCGCTTTTGCTAAATCAACAGCCCCTTTCCCACCTTCTTGGTAATGGTTTGTTACTACTGATCTAACACCTTCATTTTCACAAAATTCAATTATTTTATCAATATCCTTTCCCGTATCTTCTTTAAAACGATTAATTGCTACAACAGGATTAAGACCAAAAAATCTTATATTTTCGATATGCTTGGCGAGATTTCCAAGCCCTCCATCCTCAGTAAATCCACCATGATGCTTTATTGCCCTGACCGTTGTGACAATCACAACAGCATCAGGTTTGAGATTTGCAATCCTGCACTTAATATGAAAAAATTTTTCTCCTCCAAGATCTGTACCAAATCCTGCTTCTGTCACTACATAATCCGTTAACTTCAAAGCCATTCTGGTAGCAATAATACTATTTGTACCCTGAGCTATATTTGCAAATGGACCTCCATGTACAAAAGCAGGTGTTCCTTCCATAGTCTGCACAAGATTTGGGTGAATCGCATCTCTCAGCAGAACCTGCATCGCACCCTCAGCTCTAATATCTCTTACATAGACAGGTTCACCTTTATACGTAAAAGCAACTAGAGCATTAGAAAGTCTTCTTCCAAGGTCCTCAAAGTCACTTGCAAGACACAGCATAGCCATAACCTCAGAAGCCGGAGTGATAACAAAACCATCAGGTCTTGGGATTCCATGACGTACACCGCCTAAACCAACAAGAATCTCTCTTAATGCCCTGTCATTAAGATCAATAACTCTTTTCCAGATAATTCTCCGCGGATCGATACCAAGTTCATTTCCATGATAAAGATGATTATCTATCAACGCAGCAAGGAGATTATTTGCTTTACTTACTGAATACATATCTCCAACAAAATGTAGGTTTATGTCTTCTGATGGGACAATCTGTGATTTGCCAGCACCTGTACCACCACCTTTAATTCCAAAGTATGGACCAAGTGAGGGTTCCCTCAGACATATGCTGGATTTGTAACCAAGACATCTCAGCGCATCACCAAGACCTATGGTAGTAGTGGTCTTTCCCTCACCTTTTGGAGTGGGTGTCATTGCAGTAACAAGTATGAGTTTACCGTCCTTTTTCTTTTCATTTAATTTCAAGTGTTCAATAGGAATTTTAGCAATGTAATGTCCATGAGGGAAAACATCATCAAAACTTAAACCTAATTCTCTAACCACCTCTCTAATTTTCCTTTTAGGTAAATTATTTGTATTATTCATCTAACGATCTCCCAGACAATAAATCATATAGTTATCATAAATTCGATCGAAATTAAAAATTTTGGTAAACAACAAGTAAAACATCTTTTGATATTTAAATAATTTAATTTGTTACGCATTCTATTATTATTTTTTCATCGTATTCGAATAATTTTTATATAAAAAAATAAAAACAAACTGTTTTTGTACAATTCCTGTTAAAAATACAAAAAAATACTTGTATAATTGAAAATTATTACTTATTATTCATATAGTATTAATAGGATTTGAAAAATGATCAAAATTACAACAAAAATTAGATATGCAATCAGACTACTTATTTTTTTAGCTCAGCGTAAGGGAAAAGTGGTGTTTCTAAAAGATGTTTCGGAAAAGGAAAATATAAGTTTTAAATACCTTGAGCAAATTATACCATACCTTAAAAATAGTGGACTCATATTGTCTAAAAGGGGCGCCAAAGGTGGCTATATTCTTGCAAAAAAACCATCACAAATAACAATAAAAGAAATAGTCCAGAGCATAGAAGGACCTATTGCTATTGTTGAATGTGTCACATCACCCGAGTATTGTAATCGTAGGAATAATTGTGCTCCAAATAAACTCTGGAAAAAGTTAAACGAACAAATCTCAGATACATTGGAAACCATAACACTAGAAGACTTAGTATCAAATAAAATTTCAATGGAGGTATCATGAAATACATATACATGGACCATGCGGCTACGACACCTACTGACCAAGATGTTTTAAAAGCAATGCTTCCATTTTTTAGCGAAAAATATGGGAATCCATCAAGCCTATATTCTATAGGACAGGAATCACGCACAGCCATAGAAGAAGCACGAGGAAAGGTAGCAAAATTTATAGGTGCAAAACATGATGAAATAGTATTCACAAGTGGTGGCACCGAAAGCAACAATTTCGCATTAATGGGCGTTGCCTGGGCAAATCAGAAAAAAGGTGATCACATTATTACAAGCTCAATCGAACACCATGCTATTATCAATCCATGTAAATTTCTGGAAAAAAGAGGTTTTAAAGTTACATATTTACCCGTAGATAAATATGGTATCATAGATCCTGATGATGTGAAAAAAGCTGTAACAGACAAAACTATTCTGATATCCATCATGCATGCAAATAATGAAATTGGAACCATTGAACCAATCGCCGAAATTGGTAAAATTGCAAAAGAGAAAGAAATTATTTTTCACACTGACGCTGTACAAACAGTGGGTCATATTCCTGTTAATGTTGATAAATTAAATGTAGATTTACTAAGCTTATCAGCTCATAAATTTTATGGACCAAAAGGAGTGGGAGCTCTTTACATAAGGAAGGGCACAAAGATAGTCCCATACCTTTATGGTGGTGATCAGGAAAAAAGAAGAAGAGCATCAACAGAAAACGTTCCTGGAATTGTTGGACTTAAGAGAGCAATAGAACTGGCAGAACAAAATATGGAAGAAGAATCAAAAAGATTAACAAATTTGAGAAATAAATTAATTGAGAAAGTTTTAACTGGAATTGATGAGACAATCCTAAATGGACATCCAACACAAAGACTACCTAATAATACAAACTTCTCCTTTAAATATATTGAGGGAGAATCACTAATATTAAGCCTTGATATGGAGGGAATCGCCTGTAGCACAGGTTCTGCCTGTACATCCAGCATGTTAGAGCCTTCACATGTTCTTCTGGCGATTGGACTACCCCACGAAATAGCTCATGGGAGCTTAAGATTTACTCTTGGCAGATCAAATAATGAAGAACAAATTGATTATGTAGTTGAAAAACTTAAAAAAGTAGTGAATAAATTCAGGAGTATGTCTCCTTTGTATAAGAAAAAGTGAGGTTAAGATGTCAGTATATAGCGAAAAAGTAATGGACCATTTTAGAAATCCTAGAAATGTAGGAGAGATCGAGAATCCCGACGGAGTTGGTAAAGTAGGTAATCCGGTTTGTGGTGATATAATGGAATTATACATCAAAGTTAAAGATGAAAAGATAGTTGATGCAAAATTCAAAACCTTTGGATGCGGAGCTGCTATTGCCACAAGTTCCATGTTAACGGAAATGGTAAAAGGAAAAACTATTGAGGAAGCATTGAAAATAACCAATAAAGCAGTGGCGGAAGCACTTGATGGTTTGCCACCAATTAAGATGCATTGTTCGGTACTTGCGGAGGAAGCCCTAAAGAGTGCCATTAAGGACTATTATAAGAAGAAGGAAAAGGTAAAATGAAAGATAAAGATATTTTTATTGACCCTGTTTGCAATATGAAGGTCACACCAATGACATCCTCGGGAATGGCTATAGTTAATGGAGAAAAATTTTATTTCTGTTCAACCCATTGCTTACATACCTTTCAGAAAAATCCAGATAGGTTCATACACCAGAAAACAAAGAATACTTCTTCATGCTCACACTGCAATCCCGAAACCTCTTCAAAAGAATCATCAAAATCGAAAAATGTTGGAAAAATTAGAACCGGAATATATACATGCCCCATGCATCCAAATGTTTTAGAAAAAAGTCCAGGAGTATGCCACTACTGTGGAATGTCACTTGAACCTAGATATATCGAAGAAGAATTGGATAGTGAGCCTTCAGACGAATATATCGATATAAGAAAAAGAATGATTGTTAGCTTAATATTTACTATTCCACTCCTTGCTCTTGTAATGCTTGATATGTTCTTTAAAGTTTCAATAATACCTGATAGGATATCACCTATTATAGAGTTAATACTTACAACTCCTGTTGTTCTCTTTGGCGGCTGGATTTTTTTCAAAAGAGGATATTATTCTATCATAAATAAAAGTCCTAATATGTTTACTCTAATTTCTATTGGGACAGGTGTTGCTTTTCTATATAGTCTGATAGCCACAATGCTTCCCGGAATATTCCCCGAATCTTTAAGAACAGATTCCGGAACGCTCCCCGTGTATTTTGAATCAGCAGCATCTATCATTACATTAATATTAATCGGACAACTAATAGAAATAAAAGCAAGGGATAAAACAGGTAATGCAATACGAGAATTAATAAAGCTATACCCCAAAAAAGCACACATTGTAATAGAAGGGAAAGAAAAAGAAGTTGATCTTGAGGAGGTAAAAGAAAATGATATTTTAAAAGTATATCCCGGCGAAAAAATACCTGTTGATGGCATTATTTTAGAAGGAAACACTTCTATTGATGAATCCATGATTACAGGCGAGCCAATACCTGTGGCTAAAACTCCAGGAAACCAAGTAATCAGTGGGACAATTAATATTGATGGAAATATCCTGATCAGGGCTTTAAAAGTTGGCAAAAATACCGTGCTATCGCAAATTATAGAACTGGTAAATAAGGCTCAAAGAAGTCGACCACCAATTCAAAAGCTTGCGGATAAAATCTCATATTACTTCGTTCCCATTGTGGTAATTATTGCTATAATCACTTTTATTACCTGGCTTATTTTTGGACCACGTCCCACTCTTGCATATGCCATTGTGAGCTCTGTATCCGTTTTGATTATTGCTTGCCCCTGCGCTCTGGGTCTGGCAACTCCTATGTCAATAGTTGTCGGAGTTGGTAGAGGTACAAGATCAGGAATACTGTTTAGAAACGTGGATATTATTGAGAAAGCGAAAGATGCTGATATTCTGATTCTGGACAAAACGGGAACGATCACAACAGGAAAACCTATTATAAAAGATATTATCCTATATGATGTCATCAGTGACAATGATTTGCTCAAAATAGCAGCAAGTCTTGAGCAATACAGTGAACACCCGGTTGCTAAAGCAGTTATCAAATACGCAAGAGAAAAGAATATACAAACGATAAAGAGTACAAATTTCAAGATAACCCCGGGTATAGGTATTGTGGGAGAAATTGAAGATAAAAAAATTGAAATTGGAAGCCACAAAATTTTAACTGAGGAGGAAAAGAAGAGGGTTAATCACTATGAGTCTTCGATTTTTGTTAAAATAAATAAAAAATTATCGGGGGCGCTAATATTTGAGGATAGTCCCAAAAAAGAGTCCATTGAGGCTATTGATGGATTAAAGAAAAAAGGAATAAAAATAGTAATGGTCACTGGAGACAAGAAAGAAACAGCAGAAAAGCTTGCTACACAACTTGGAATTGATAATATTTATTCAGAAGTCTTACCTGAGAATAAACTGAATATCGTAAAGGAGTATCAAAATAGAGGATTTGTTGTAGCAATGGCTGGTGATGGGATAAACGATGCCCCTGCCTTGATGCAAGCTGATATAGGTATCGCCATGGGTACCGGAACAGATATAGCAATGGAGAGCGCCGATATTATTCTGGTCAAAGGAGATTTATCAGGTATAGAAAAAGCAATTAAATTAAGCAAAATTACGCTTAAAAATATAAAGCAAAATCTCTTCTGGGCTTTCTTTTATAACACTTTGGGAATTCCAATAGCAGCTGGTCTACTTTATCCATTTTTTGGAATTTTATTATCCCCAATTATAGCCGCCGCAGCAATGACCTTCAGCGATGTCTCGATTATCTTCAATGCTCTTAGAATAAACAGAGTTAGAATATAGAAAGGAGAATAATGTATGCACTTGTGGAATTTTGGATGTAGTGGCGGATGGTTGGGATATTTATTATGGTTTATTATCTTATTTCTCGCTGTATTTTTTCTACTCAGATTACTTGGAACTTTATCCTGCCCATTCACTTCTGTTAACGAATCTCCTCTAGATGTTTTAAAGAGCAGATATGCCAGAGGTGAAATTACAAAAGAAGAATTTGAAAGAATGAAAAAGGATATAGAATAAATTAACTTTTAATCGCAAGTAGCAATTTATAGTAAGTAAAATTGCAATCTACTCTTTAAGAATAAATGAAACACTGGTTGCAATTTCAACTTCTTACTCAACACACTTCTTTTATATCAGAATGTTCATTTTCGCTTGAACTAATGGAAAGAATAAAGTAGAATTTTTCATTTTACTTGCAAAGATTGAAGCATTGGCATATCACATTAACTCTTATTTGATTAGTTTCAATGAAATAAAAATTTTTTAACTAAACTCTATAAAAATATTCTTTCATACTGCTACTACTACTCGGAGATTTACTTTCCCCCTTATATCCCATCCCAATCATGCATAATACTGCAATACCCGGATCATCTATACCTATAACTT
Protein-coding regions in this window:
- a CDS encoding formate--tetrahydrofolate ligase yields the protein MNNTNNLPKRKIREVVRELGLSFDDVFPHGHYIAKIPIEHLKLNEKKKDGKLILVTAMTPTPKGEGKTTTTIGLGDALRCLGYKSSICLREPSLGPYFGIKGGGTGAGKSQIVPSEDINLHFVGDMYSVSKANNLLAALIDNHLYHGNELGIDPRRIIWKRVIDLNDRALREILVGLGGVRHGIPRPDGFVITPASEVMAMLCLASDFEDLGRRLSNALVAFTYKGEPVYVRDIRAEGAMQVLLRDAIHPNLVQTMEGTPAFVHGGPFANIAQGTNSIIATRMALKLTDYVVTEAGFGTDLGGEKFFHIKCRIANLKPDAVVIVTTVRAIKHHGGFTEDGGLGNLAKHIENIRFFGLNPVVAINRFKEDTGKDIDKIIEFCENEGVRSVVTNHYQEGGKGAVDLAKAVLKSIEENKNYKFTYLYPLDMSIEHKIERIAKKIYGAIGVDFDRSAETDIELINRHGFSNLPICIAKTHKSLSDNPKLLGRPRKFKININELRIAAGAGFIVAIAGNILTMPGLPKEPVAVRIKVMPDGRTIGLV
- a CDS encoding Rrf2 family transcriptional regulator gives rise to the protein MKITTKIRYAIRLLIFLAQRKGKVVFLKDVSEKENISFKYLEQIIPYLKNSGLILSKRGAKGGYILAKKPSQITIKEIVQSIEGPIAIVECVTSPEYCNRRNNCAPNKLWKKLNEQISDTLETITLEDLVSNKISMEVS
- the nifS gene encoding cysteine desulfurase NifS, which translates into the protein MKYIYMDHAATTPTDQDVLKAMLPFFSEKYGNPSSLYSIGQESRTAIEEARGKVAKFIGAKHDEIVFTSGGTESNNFALMGVAWANQKKGDHIITSSIEHHAIINPCKFLEKRGFKVTYLPVDKYGIIDPDDVKKAVTDKTILISIMHANNEIGTIEPIAEIGKIAKEKEIIFHTDAVQTVGHIPVNVDKLNVDLLSLSAHKFYGPKGVGALYIRKGTKIVPYLYGGDQEKRRRASTENVPGIVGLKRAIELAEQNMEEESKRLTNLRNKLIEKVLTGIDETILNGHPTQRLPNNTNFSFKYIEGESLILSLDMEGIACSTGSACTSSMLEPSHVLLAIGLPHEIAHGSLRFTLGRSNNEEQIDYVVEKLKKVVNKFRSMSPLYKKK
- the nifU gene encoding Fe-S cluster assembly scaffold protein NifU, which gives rise to MSVYSEKVMDHFRNPRNVGEIENPDGVGKVGNPVCGDIMELYIKVKDEKIVDAKFKTFGCGAAIATSSMLTEMVKGKTIEEALKITNKAVAEALDGLPPIKMHCSVLAEEALKSAIKDYYKKKEKVK
- the cadA gene encoding cadmium-translocating P-type ATPase → MKDKDIFIDPVCNMKVTPMTSSGMAIVNGEKFYFCSTHCLHTFQKNPDRFIHQKTKNTSSCSHCNPETSSKESSKSKNVGKIRTGIYTCPMHPNVLEKSPGVCHYCGMSLEPRYIEEELDSEPSDEYIDIRKRMIVSLIFTIPLLALVMLDMFFKVSIIPDRISPIIELILTTPVVLFGGWIFFKRGYYSIINKSPNMFTLISIGTGVAFLYSLIATMLPGIFPESLRTDSGTLPVYFESAASIITLILIGQLIEIKARDKTGNAIRELIKLYPKKAHIVIEGKEKEVDLEEVKENDILKVYPGEKIPVDGIILEGNTSIDESMITGEPIPVAKTPGNQVISGTINIDGNILIRALKVGKNTVLSQIIELVNKAQRSRPPIQKLADKISYYFVPIVVIIAIITFITWLIFGPRPTLAYAIVSSVSVLIIACPCALGLATPMSIVVGVGRGTRSGILFRNVDIIEKAKDADILILDKTGTITTGKPIIKDIILYDVISDNDLLKIAASLEQYSEHPVAKAVIKYAREKNIQTIKSTNFKITPGIGIVGEIEDKKIEIGSHKILTEEEKKRVNHYESSIFVKINKKLSGALIFEDSPKKESIEAIDGLKKKGIKIVMVTGDKKETAEKLATQLGIDNIYSEVLPENKLNIVKEYQNRGFVVAMAGDGINDAPALMQADIGIAMGTGTDIAMESADIILVKGDLSGIEKAIKLSKITLKNIKQNLFWAFFYNTLGIPIAAGLLYPFFGILLSPIIAAAAMTFSDVSIIFNALRINRVRI
- a CDS encoding SHOCT domain-containing protein, which translates into the protein MHLWNFGCSGGWLGYLLWFIILFLAVFFLLRLLGTLSCPFTSVNESPLDVLKSRYARGEITKEEFERMKKDIE